Below is a genomic region from Leptolyngbya iicbica LK.
AAGCTGCATAGTGCCTGCAAGTGGCAATTTTCAGACAATTTCCGGTGATCACACAGCCTGAAACTGGGAGCATGAAGATTTCGTCATTCGCCCCAGCGACCCAACGAGGCTTGAGTCAACCAAGGCCAGTGAGCCACTCTGACCTGTCTCAATTTATGCCACCTGACAAAACCTGGGGGATGGGACCGAGGCTCATGAGTCAGGGTCACCATTCTGCAACACAATATTTGTCGACCCAATTTCGATGGCATGCATAAGTGACGAGAGACGAAGCGCACAGACTCATGAGATTCTGATAGGCGGGGGACAGGGTGAGCCCGGATCACATGCGCCCTACTGGATGAGTTGTCAATGTCTCAGCATGTCTCCATCCCAACGATGGGAGGATGGATGCGCCCGCAGGGCCGCCACTGGCTTTGCTGAGGCAGGCACGCTCCCCTAGCTACAGCACACCAGAACTTAATATCGTCACGCTAATGTCATCGAATTGGTCTTATGCTTTTCCGCCACTTTATCCAGGCAAGTTACTCAAGCGCTACAAACGATTCCTGGCTGATATTGAATTAGAGAGCGGCGAAATCATTACTGCTCACTGCCCCAATACTGGCCCGATGACGGGCGTTTGCCACGTGGGGAGCCGGGTCATGGTGTCGCGAAGTGATAATCCCAAACGCAAGCTAGCCTACACCTGGGAACTGACTGAGGTGCAGGACAATGAACCTACCTGGGTGGGGACGAATACGGCTTTGCCTAATCGCGTGATCAAATCAGCCTTAGAAGCTCACTTGTTTGCTGAGCTGGGTGACTACGGCAAGGTGCGGTCAGAAGTGAAATATGGCACGGACGGTAAAAGTCGCATCGATTTTTTGCTGGAAGGTGAGGGCGATCGCCCCATCTACGTTGAGGTCAAAAACACAACTTGGGCAAAAGAACGGTTGGCTTTATTTCCGGATACCGTCACGACCCGTGGACAAAAGCATCTGCGAGAGATGACTCAGCTGCTGCCTGATGCGCGATCGGTCATGCTGTATTTCATCAATCGTGGTGACTGCACAGAATTTGCCCCAGGCGACGATGCGGATCCAGAGTATGGTCAGCTGCTGCGACAAGCTTATGCTGCGGGCCTGGAAATTTTGCCGTGCCGATTTGAGATCACCCCTGACAAAATTCAATACCTTGGATTGGCTAAACTCGCTTTATAACAGGGTTCCAGGCAGAATTCTGGATCCGTGCTCACAGCAGTGCAGCCAGCGATCGCCCCCCGCATCAACAAAACTTTACATTGTTTTTTTTTTGGCCAGCGAGCTCAAAAAAATTGACAGCAGGGAGATTGGCAACATGATTTCCACAATAAAAACTGACTTTTCCCCAGAATGGACTATTTTTCCACAAGCCGTCTTCCGGCATCCTTGAGTTCAGTCGACGGCTTGGCGAAATCCCCTAAAGTTTTCCACAACCTTGTTCGGCATGAACAGCAGTTTGATCCCGCTCAAAATTCTTCAAAAAACTGAGCAAAGTCGCTTGACTTGGTAAACCTTAAGAAAAACAAAAGCTCCAGCAATACAAATGTTTCGTTGACACTCCTACCCCCTCTTGGCGCACAATGTAGCGACTAGCAAATACACGCCTGGCAGTTCACCTACATTGCAGAGATACCTGGGCTCTCTGAGTGGGTTGAGATCGATAGTTTGATGATGCAGCTCGAAGAATTCGAGAAGGATTCTAGGAGTGCATTGCAAAAGTTTTTTGGGACATCTACAACACAGGTTAATGACAGCGATCGTCTTTCGCTGTTCAAATAGTGCTAGCAAATTTTTCGTTTTCAAGAAATACTTGTTTTTGATAATTAGGAGTTATAAGATGTATCGTCGCGTTAGTATGCTTTCCGAAATACCCGAAGATTTGCACAACTCCTTAGCTGTTTTCCTGGAAAAGCATCCAGACTGGGATCAGGATCGTGTATTTTCAGCAGCTATTTCTCTGTTCCTGTTACAGAATGGCAGACGTGATAGCGCAACTTCACGCACATATCTGGACACTTTATTTGACACTGCAGCGTGATTACGTCTTCAGATCAATGATCGTGCTCTCAGTATTTTTAACGCCCAAATCAATGTGCTGGTAATACTGAGAGTCGAGTCAGATTGCCGACAACATGCTTATGCTAATTATTAGATGCTCTGATGTCAGAGAATGGCGGATTACTCAGCTGGAGTTTTGAGAGATTGCAAGATTAC
It encodes:
- the sfsA gene encoding DNA/RNA nuclease SfsA translates to MSSNWSYAFPPLYPGKLLKRYKRFLADIELESGEIITAHCPNTGPMTGVCHVGSRVMVSRSDNPKRKLAYTWELTEVQDNEPTWVGTNTALPNRVIKSALEAHLFAELGDYGKVRSEVKYGTDGKSRIDFLLEGEGDRPIYVEVKNTTWAKERLALFPDTVTTRGQKHLREMTQLLPDARSVMLYFINRGDCTEFAPGDDADPEYGQLLRQAYAAGLEILPCRFEITPDKIQYLGLAKLAL
- a CDS encoding DUF2811 domain-containing protein, which encodes MLSEIPEDLHNSLAVFLEKHPDWDQDRVFSAAISLFLLQNGRRDSATSRTYLDTLFDTAA